A window of Candidatus Pantoea floridensis contains these coding sequences:
- a CDS encoding putative bifunctional diguanylate cyclase/phosphodiesterase, whose translation MLVTSYDSFTVIVSILVAMLASFTALDMAGRVASSTGKVALVWLLGGGFAMGVGVWAMHFIGMLSMSLDMVMSYDPLLTVASMVVAVLASIFALWLACATKELPWTRLIGGALVLGSGVVAMHYTGMAALMFAPGISWNWGWVAASVAIAMVASCAALWLAFHLREGHGRVTLLRLGASVVMGCAIAGMHYTGMAAANFPMHSHATHMGVNSNWLAIVVTVVTLAILGITLLVSMLDARMQARTSILAQSLAEANRELAQLALHDNLTRLPNRILLEDRLEQAINKANREKSQFALMFMDLDGFKAVNDAFGHHVGDNLLIGVTERMTDQMKGHYTLARMGGDEFVLLLEIDDPNDAAAVADTLVKAIDRPFDISRYELVVSLSIGIAVYPGDGKDDRELMFNADAAMYHTKNNGRNGYTFFQQSMNTLAQSQLQLNNDLWQALDNQELRLFYQPKYCAPSGPILGFEALLRWQHPTRGLLAPDTFLPMAEKTGMIVNIGNWVINEACRQLRTWHLQGHPHWSVAVNLSALQFEQSNLVETVTEALDKHQIPAELLTLEVTETTAMRDPEVSVRILTELTNMGVKASIDDFGTGYSSLLYLKRLPASELKIDRAFVNELQAQSEDATIVSAIVALAQSLHLKVVAEGVETQDQQAFLTGLGCDTLQGYLLGKPVPPERIGELPNFYAEALELERVT comes from the coding sequence ATGTTAGTGACTTCGTATGACTCATTTACCGTCATCGTTTCGATTTTGGTAGCGATGCTGGCCTCGTTTACTGCGCTTGATATGGCAGGACGCGTGGCTTCCTCAACTGGCAAGGTGGCGCTGGTTTGGTTGCTTGGCGGTGGATTCGCCATGGGCGTCGGCGTCTGGGCAATGCACTTCATCGGCATGTTGTCGATGAGCCTCGATATGGTGATGAGCTACGATCCCCTGCTCACCGTCGCCTCAATGGTGGTGGCGGTGCTGGCCTCGATTTTTGCCCTGTGGCTGGCTTGTGCGACGAAGGAACTTCCCTGGACACGATTAATTGGCGGGGCACTGGTGCTGGGTTCCGGGGTCGTTGCCATGCACTACACCGGCATGGCGGCGCTGATGTTTGCACCGGGTATTAGCTGGAACTGGGGCTGGGTAGCCGCGTCGGTGGCCATCGCCATGGTCGCCTCCTGCGCGGCGCTGTGGCTGGCGTTTCACCTGCGCGAAGGACATGGCCGCGTGACGCTGCTGCGGCTCGGGGCATCGGTGGTGATGGGCTGTGCCATTGCAGGTATGCACTATACCGGCATGGCCGCCGCCAACTTTCCGATGCACAGCCACGCCACGCACATGGGCGTAAACAGTAACTGGTTGGCAATTGTGGTCACGGTGGTGACGCTGGCGATCCTTGGCATTACCTTGCTGGTATCGATGCTGGATGCCCGCATGCAGGCGCGCACCTCAATTCTGGCGCAATCACTGGCCGAAGCTAACCGCGAGCTGGCCCAGCTGGCCTTGCACGACAACCTGACGCGCTTGCCCAACCGTATTCTTTTGGAAGATCGCCTTGAACAAGCCATCAATAAAGCGAACCGCGAGAAATCACAGTTTGCGCTGATGTTTATGGATCTGGATGGCTTCAAGGCAGTCAATGACGCCTTTGGCCATCACGTTGGTGATAATCTGCTGATTGGCGTCACCGAGCGTATGACCGACCAGATGAAAGGGCACTACACGCTGGCGCGGATGGGCGGCGACGAATTTGTGCTGCTGCTGGAAATTGATGATCCGAACGATGCGGCGGCGGTAGCGGATACGCTGGTGAAGGCCATCGATCGCCCGTTTGACATCTCGCGCTATGAGCTGGTGGTGTCACTGAGTATTGGCATTGCCGTTTATCCGGGGGATGGCAAAGACGACCGCGAGCTGATGTTTAATGCCGATGCCGCCATGTATCACACTAAAAATAATGGCCGCAACGGTTACACCTTCTTCCAGCAGTCGATGAACACCCTGGCGCAGTCGCAGCTGCAGCTGAACAACGATCTGTGGCAAGCGCTGGATAATCAGGAACTGCGGCTGTTTTACCAACCTAAATACTGCGCACCGAGCGGACCGATCCTCGGCTTTGAAGCGCTGCTGCGCTGGCAACATCCTACGCGTGGCCTGCTGGCCCCGGATACCTTCCTGCCGATGGCGGAAAAAACCGGCATGATTGTGAACATTGGCAACTGGGTCATTAACGAAGCCTGTCGCCAGCTGCGCACATGGCATCTGCAGGGGCATCCGCATTGGTCCGTAGCGGTGAACCTGTCGGCGCTCCAGTTTGAGCAGAGCAATCTGGTGGAAACCGTGACCGAAGCGCTGGATAAGCACCAAATCCCGGCGGAGCTTTTAACGCTTGAGGTGACTGAAACCACGGCGATGCGCGATCCTGAAGTGAGCGTACGCATTCTGACCGAGCTCACCAATATGGGCGTCAAAGCCTCGATTGACGATTTCGGTACCGGCTACTCGAGTTTGTTGTATCTCAAGCGTTTACCGGCGAGTGAACTGAAGATCGACCGCGCTTTCGTCAATGAACTTCAGGCGCAGTCTGAAGATGCCACTATTGTTTCCGCCATCGTTGCCTTAGCGCAGTCGCTGCATCTAAAGGTGGTGGCCGAAGGGGTAGAAACCCAGGATCAGCAGGCGTTTCTTACCGGCTTGGGTTGCGATACCTTGCAGGGCTATTTGTTGGGCAAACCGGTCCCGCCAGAACGCATTGGCGAACTGCCGAATTTCTATGCAGAAGCGTTAGAGCTGGAGCGCGTCACTTAG
- a CDS encoding aminotransferase-like domain-containing protein: MAKYQQLVEQLRTQIEARIWPPGEKLPSLRQQAEQSGLSLMTVMHAYEVLESQGWIVSKPQSGYYVAPRAAESRPRLPTREVAKTDQADTNSFVFDVLQATRNPAIMPFGSAFPDPELFPQRQLMRSLVKVSHNLKPTDALNNLPPGNEALRKILAQRYAQQGITLSPDDIVITNGAMEALNLSLQAVTEPGDWVILENPSFYGALQAIERLKLNAIAIASDVEHGMDLAELEQALQRWPVKACWLMTNRQNPLGFTLSAERKQQLVALLARYNVAMIEDDVYSDLYEGQDKPLPAKAFDREGNVLHCGSFSKNLVAGFRVGWVAAGRHAQRVQRIQLMSTLSTSAPMQLALADFLSTRSYDAHLKKLRQTLAKRKQLAQQALRRVLPEAARISDTPGGYFLWVTLPAQINTTQLYHLALQEGISIAPGQLFSSSEGFSHCFRFNTAWPWDARAEAAVETLGKLIAGLHR; this comes from the coding sequence GTGGCGAAATATCAGCAGTTGGTGGAACAGCTTCGCACGCAAATCGAGGCACGTATCTGGCCACCGGGTGAAAAACTGCCGTCGCTACGCCAGCAGGCTGAGCAGAGCGGGCTGAGCCTGATGACGGTGATGCACGCGTATGAGGTGCTGGAAAGCCAGGGCTGGATTGTGTCGAAGCCGCAATCGGGCTATTACGTGGCGCCGCGCGCCGCAGAAAGTCGTCCCCGTCTGCCCACCCGTGAAGTGGCGAAAACCGACCAAGCGGATACCAACAGCTTTGTGTTTGACGTGCTGCAGGCCACGCGTAATCCCGCCATCATGCCGTTTGGCTCTGCTTTTCCCGATCCTGAACTGTTCCCCCAGCGCCAGTTGATGCGCTCGTTGGTGAAAGTCTCCCATAATCTGAAGCCCACGGATGCGCTGAATAACTTGCCGCCGGGCAATGAAGCGCTGCGTAAAATTCTGGCTCAGCGCTATGCGCAACAGGGCATTACGCTATCGCCGGATGATATCGTCATCACCAACGGCGCGATGGAAGCGCTCAATCTGAGCCTGCAAGCCGTTACCGAACCCGGTGATTGGGTCATCCTCGAGAATCCCTCCTTTTATGGCGCTTTGCAGGCCATTGAACGCCTCAAGCTGAACGCCATTGCCATCGCCAGTGATGTTGAACACGGCATGGATCTGGCTGAGCTGGAGCAGGCGCTGCAGCGCTGGCCGGTGAAAGCCTGCTGGTTAATGACCAACCGGCAAAACCCACTCGGTTTCACCCTGAGCGCAGAGCGTAAACAGCAGCTGGTGGCTCTGCTGGCGCGCTATAACGTGGCAATGATCGAAGACGATGTGTATAGCGATTTGTATGAGGGACAAGATAAGCCGCTGCCGGCCAAAGCCTTTGATCGTGAGGGCAACGTGCTGCACTGCGGCAGCTTCTCGAAAAATCTGGTGGCGGGATTTCGCGTCGGTTGGGTAGCCGCTGGTCGGCATGCGCAGCGCGTGCAGCGTATTCAGCTGATGAGCACGTTATCGACCAGTGCACCAATGCAGCTGGCGTTAGCCGATTTTCTCAGCACGCGTAGCTACGATGCGCATTTGAAGAAGCTGCGTCAGACGCTGGCAAAACGTAAACAGCTGGCGCAACAGGCGCTGCGACGGGTATTGCCGGAAGCGGCAAGGATTAGCGATACGCCGGGCGGCTATTTTCTCTGGGTAACGCTGCCCGCGCAGATTAACACCACGCAGCTGTATCATCTGGCGCTACAGGAGGGGATCAGTATTGCTCCCGGCCAGCTGTTTTCCAGCAGCGAGGGCTTTAGCCACTGTTTTCGCTTTAACACCGCCTGGCCGTGGGATGCACGTGCCGAGGCGGCGGTAGAAACACTGGGCAAATTGATAGCTGGATTACATCGTTAA
- a CDS encoding putative bifunctional diguanylate cyclase/phosphodiesterase, translating to MLLVTWDSVLVSVSLIVAFIAAFTALDTAGRVAVSRGCLAKLWLVGGGTAMGIGIWAMHFIGMLAMMMPVTMRYDIPLTALSLLVAIATSIFAFAQSVQGSHLTRRRLMRGTLILGSGVIAMHYIGMNALMIETAIRWNMPLVTLSVVIAYAASGAALWLAFHLRQGESLLILRVCAALVMSIAIAGMHYTGMAAADYSQPMMMQHHGVSEEGLAVWVTIITLSILGLTLLISMLDAQLRAARLAAKLKRANSELRQLALHDNLTALPNRVMLEQQLTTQIKQATLQDETFALMFMDLDGFKAVNDTWGHHVGDRLLIAVADRLQAEVSEDILLARLGGDEFVLLCPQYAVHQATNLAQQLVQAIDVPFELDRYSLRVSLSIGIVIFPQHGRSQQEMMFNADSAMYHTKHSGRNGWCLFEPAMSAVAQHQLALANDLWNALEYQEMRLFYQPKFRAGGTVLMGFEALLRWQHPRRGLLMPDMFLARAEKTGQIVALGNWVINEACRQLKQWRDEGNGDWSVSVNLSALQFQQRDLIESLHQALQRHQIPDGALMLEITENIAMRNPQFSQQRIAELHRLGVKVAIDNFGIGYANLLHLKHLEASELKIDRAFINSLRADSEDATVVSAMLTLARSLNLRMVAEGVETEEQQRLLTGLGFDTLQGYLLGKPTPAERIGEFTAALAFTDNVVSSGA from the coding sequence ATGCTGTTGGTTACCTGGGATAGCGTTCTGGTTTCCGTTTCACTGATTGTGGCCTTCATCGCCGCCTTTACCGCATTAGATACGGCAGGCCGCGTCGCCGTATCCCGCGGTTGCCTGGCAAAACTGTGGTTAGTGGGCGGCGGCACCGCAATGGGCATTGGCATCTGGGCGATGCACTTTATTGGCATGCTGGCGATGATGATGCCGGTGACCATGCGCTATGACATCCCGCTCACGGCACTCTCCTTACTGGTCGCTATTGCGACGTCTATCTTCGCGTTTGCCCAAAGCGTGCAGGGCAGTCACCTCACGCGCCGGCGCTTAATGCGCGGCACGTTAATACTCGGTAGCGGCGTGATTGCCATGCACTACATCGGCATGAACGCTCTAATGATTGAGACGGCGATTAGGTGGAATATGCCGCTGGTGACGTTATCCGTGGTGATTGCCTACGCGGCGTCCGGTGCCGCGCTGTGGCTGGCCTTTCATCTACGCCAGGGGGAAAGCCTGCTGATATTGCGTGTCTGTGCGGCGCTGGTGATGAGTATTGCCATTGCCGGCATGCATTACACCGGTATGGCCGCGGCGGACTACAGCCAGCCGATGATGATGCAGCATCACGGCGTCAGTGAAGAGGGGCTGGCGGTGTGGGTCACCATTATCACGCTGAGTATTCTTGGATTGACGCTGCTGATTTCAATGCTGGACGCTCAGCTGCGCGCGGCGCGTCTTGCAGCCAAATTGAAGCGCGCCAACAGCGAACTGCGCCAGCTTGCGCTGCATGACAACCTCACTGCGCTGCCGAACCGCGTGATGCTAGAGCAGCAGCTCACCACACAGATCAAGCAGGCTACGCTGCAGGATGAAACCTTCGCACTGATGTTTATGGACCTCGACGGGTTTAAAGCGGTCAACGATACCTGGGGCCATCATGTGGGGGATCGCTTGCTGATTGCGGTGGCCGATCGCTTGCAGGCGGAAGTCAGTGAAGATATTTTGCTGGCGCGTTTAGGCGGCGATGAATTTGTGCTGCTGTGCCCGCAGTACGCTGTTCATCAGGCGACAAATCTGGCGCAGCAGCTGGTGCAAGCCATTGATGTCCCCTTTGAGTTAGATCGTTATTCGCTGCGTGTTTCGCTCAGCATCGGCATTGTCATCTTCCCGCAGCACGGGCGCAGCCAGCAGGAGATGATGTTCAACGCCGATTCCGCCATGTATCACACCAAGCACAGCGGGCGTAACGGCTGGTGCCTGTTTGAACCGGCCATGAGTGCTGTTGCTCAGCATCAGCTGGCGCTCGCCAACGATCTGTGGAATGCCCTGGAATACCAGGAAATGCGTCTGTTCTATCAACCTAAATTTCGCGCCGGAGGCACGGTGCTGATGGGGTTTGAGGCGTTGCTGCGCTGGCAGCATCCGCGTCGTGGGCTGCTGATGCCGGACATGTTTCTGGCGCGAGCCGAGAAAACCGGCCAGATTGTGGCGCTGGGTAATTGGGTGATCAACGAAGCCTGCCGCCAGCTAAAACAGTGGCGCGATGAAGGCAACGGCGACTGGAGCGTATCGGTCAATCTCTCGGCGCTGCAATTCCAACAGCGCGATCTGATTGAAAGCCTGCACCAGGCGCTGCAGCGTCATCAGATCCCCGACGGGGCGCTGATGCTGGAAATTACTGAAAATATCGCCATGCGCAATCCGCAGTTTAGCCAGCAGCGCATTGCCGAGTTGCATCGGCTAGGGGTGAAAGTGGCTATCGATAATTTTGGCATCGGCTATGCCAATCTGCTGCATCTGAAACATCTGGAAGCGAGCGAGCTGAAAATCGATCGCGCCTTTATTAATAGTTTGCGCGCGGATAGCGAAGACGCCACGGTGGTCAGCGCGATGCTCACGCTGGCTCGCTCGCTGAACCTGCGCATGGTGGCAGAAGGCGTTGAAACGGAAGAGCAGCAGCGCTTATTAACCGGTTTAGGCTTCGATACCTTACAGGGCTATCTGCTGGGTAAACCGACTCCGGCGGAGCGCATCGGGGAGTTTACCGCTGCGCTGGCATTTACGGATAACGTCGTGTCCTCTGGCGCGTAA
- a CDS encoding YlaC family protein → MDAIKQILLDEIATLNREGRRDNLPRFSFSFLKTHPGLWAIMYLCYALCVALIFSTDMLGWPAFWFATVFVLVMSVLMLMDINPKYRFEDIDTLDLRVCYNGEWYYVQPVSQQALDKILENPQTPDRVRSGIDRLMKQKGEVDFYDVYYLTWGHQQAALV, encoded by the coding sequence ATGGACGCGATCAAACAAATCCTGCTCGACGAAATCGCCACGCTGAACCGTGAGGGACGGCGCGATAATTTGCCGCGCTTTAGCTTTTCCTTCCTGAAAACCCATCCGGGACTCTGGGCCATTATGTACCTGTGCTACGCGCTGTGCGTGGCGCTGATCTTCTCAACCGACATGCTCGGCTGGCCCGCCTTTTGGTTTGCCACTGTGTTTGTGCTGGTGATGAGTGTATTGATGCTGATGGATATCAATCCAAAATATCGCTTCGAAGATATCGATACGCTGGATTTGCGCGTTTGCTATAACGGCGAATGGTATTACGTGCAGCCGGTTTCCCAGCAGGCGCTGGACAAAATTCTTGAGAATCCGCAGACGCCGGATCGCGTGCGCAGCGGCATCGATCGATTGATGAAGCAGAAGGGCGAAGTGGATTTCTACGACGTTTATTATCTGACCTGGGGCCACCAGCAGGCAGCCCTGGTTTAA